The Oryzias latipes chromosome 16, ASM223467v1 genome includes a region encoding these proteins:
- the LOC101159042 gene encoding zinc finger and BTB domain-containing protein 7B isoform X1 — protein MDAMRQRCLQLTVPMPIKTGKVAMSPGEDGLIGIPFPEHSNELLSHLNDQRRTGILCDLTLTSRGARYPTHRSVMAAVSLYFRGLFGAEEAGGEVGGGFSVCQLDCVAPDALDALLEFAYTATLTIPSSGMRDVLRGAQLLGIQCVADACRDILGETAEAEGEKTEEQRIPDQVTGTIMKEEISIKKVSRRKTDKRMVKKIGSNHINSSPIRSLAASPASHPSPVSDNFRSLPSTQPPSPEQEELHCKPRQNGNPRVFGGLGRRATANGSVRHWHQERPPIAHAAPVQSLSDKLSEDDEMGSLGDDVLRMETSSMTTSLADPGAASSPAGMGRKRKSQTPQQCPVCQKIIHGAGKLPRHMRTHTGEKPFQCTTCGVRFTRNDKLKIHMRKHTGERPYPCPHCPARFLHSYDLKNHLSLHSGARPFECPLCHKAFAREDHLQRHRKGQSCLELRTRRPRRGPEQDEDGRGDDGRREQSSPLSLQAPSSVFHPHAVLEGLGGLAGGPPLTFANERERSLAFQALAQFGHQSIARYPELFLRGLEMHESREMEGDDPERTLMPALQRDRWADEGDEENGEEEPEEGD, from the exons ATGGATGCCATGAGACAGCGTTGTCTCCAGCTGACTGTACCCATGCCCATTAAAACGGGGAAG gtAGCAATGTCTCCAGGAGAGGACGGTCTGATTGGGATTCCCTTCCCGGAGCACAGCAATGAGCTCTTGTCCCACCTCAATGACCAGAGGAGGACAGGAATTCTGTGTGATCTCACCCTTACCTCTcgcggggctcggtacccaacTCACCGCTCCGTCATGGCTGCTGTCAGTTTGTACTTTCGCGGCCTGTTTGGAGCAGAGGAAGCGGGCGGTGAGGTAGGAGGAGGTTTCAGTGTTTGCCAGCTGGACTGCGTGGCACCCGACGCCCTGGACGCCCTCTTGGAGTTTGCCTACACAGCTACTCTGACAATCCCCAGCTCTGGGATGAGGGATGTGCTCCGAGGTGCTCAGCTTTTGGGCATCCAGTGTGTAGCTGACGCTTGCAGAGACATCCTCGGGGAGACAGCAGAGGCAGAGGGAGAGAAAACGGAGGAGCAGCGGATCCCGGACCAAGTTACTGGGACAATTATGAAGGAAGAGATTAGCATTAAAAAAGTATCTAGGagaaaaactgacaaaaggATGGTTAAGAAAATTGGGTCCAACCATATCAACTCATCACCTATAAGGTCACTGGCTGCCTCTCCCGCCTCCCACCCATCACCCGTATCTGACAACTTCCGCTCCCTGCCCTCTACCCAGCCTCCCAGTCCCGAACAAGAGGAACTTCACTGCAAACCGAGGCAGAACGGCAATCCCAGGGTATTTGGGGGACTAGGGAGGAGAGCCACGGCCAATGGAAGTGTCCGCCATTGGCATCAGGAGCGTCCCCCTATAGCACATGCAGCGCCTGTCCAGTCTCTGAGCGATAAGCTTTCTGAAGACGACGAGATGGGAAGTTTAGGGGATGATGTCTTGCGAATGGAAACCAGTTCTATGACGACCTCTTTAGCGGATCCAGGTGCCGCCTCTTCACCTGCAGGCATGGGGAGGAAAAGAAAGTCTCAGACCCCTCAGCAGTGTCCAGTCTGCCAGAAAATCATCCATGGGGCAGGAAAACTGCCCCGGCACATGAGGACACACACTGGAGAGAAACCCTTCCAGTGCACCACCTGTGGTGTTCGTTTCACTCG caATGATAAGTTAAAGATCCACATGAGGAAGCACACGGGTGAACGCCCATACCCGTGTCCGCACTGCCCTGCACGCTTCCTTCATTCATACGACCTGAAGAACCACCTGTCCTTGCACAGTGGGGCACGGCCCTTTGAGTGTCCACTGTGCCATAAGGCTTTTGCCCGAGAAGACCACCTCCAGCGTCATCGTAAAGGCCAAAGCTGCCTGGAGCTGCGCACACGCCGGCCCAGGCGTGGGCCAGAGCAGGATGAAGATGGAAGAGGGGATGACGGCAGGAGGGAGCAGTCCAGCCCTCTGTCTTTACAGGCCCCCTCCTCTGTTTTCCATCCCCATGCTGTTCTTGAAGGCCTAGGTGGTCTTGCTGGTGGTCCTCCATTGACATTTGCAAATGAAAGGGAGCGTTCTTTAGCCTTTCAGGCTTTGGCCCAATTTGGACATCAAAGCATAGCCAGGTATCCTGAGCTTTTTTTGCGAGGGCTGGAAATGCATGAAAGCAGAGAGATGGAGGGAGACGATCCAGAAAGGACACTCATGCCGGCTCTACAGCGTGACAGATGGGCAGATGAAGGGGATGAGGAAAACGGAGAGGAGGAACCAGAAGAAGGGGACtag
- the LOC101159042 gene encoding zinc finger and BTB domain-containing protein 7B isoform X2, with protein MSPGEDGLIGIPFPEHSNELLSHLNDQRRTGILCDLTLTSRGARYPTHRSVMAAVSLYFRGLFGAEEAGGEVGGGFSVCQLDCVAPDALDALLEFAYTATLTIPSSGMRDVLRGAQLLGIQCVADACRDILGETAEAEGEKTEEQRIPDQVTGTIMKEEISIKKVSRRKTDKRMVKKIGSNHINSSPIRSLAASPASHPSPVSDNFRSLPSTQPPSPEQEELHCKPRQNGNPRVFGGLGRRATANGSVRHWHQERPPIAHAAPVQSLSDKLSEDDEMGSLGDDVLRMETSSMTTSLADPGAASSPAGMGRKRKSQTPQQCPVCQKIIHGAGKLPRHMRTHTGEKPFQCTTCGVRFTRNDKLKIHMRKHTGERPYPCPHCPARFLHSYDLKNHLSLHSGARPFECPLCHKAFAREDHLQRHRKGQSCLELRTRRPRRGPEQDEDGRGDDGRREQSSPLSLQAPSSVFHPHAVLEGLGGLAGGPPLTFANERERSLAFQALAQFGHQSIARYPELFLRGLEMHESREMEGDDPERTLMPALQRDRWADEGDEENGEEEPEEGD; from the exons ATGTCTCCAGGAGAGGACGGTCTGATTGGGATTCCCTTCCCGGAGCACAGCAATGAGCTCTTGTCCCACCTCAATGACCAGAGGAGGACAGGAATTCTGTGTGATCTCACCCTTACCTCTcgcggggctcggtacccaacTCACCGCTCCGTCATGGCTGCTGTCAGTTTGTACTTTCGCGGCCTGTTTGGAGCAGAGGAAGCGGGCGGTGAGGTAGGAGGAGGTTTCAGTGTTTGCCAGCTGGACTGCGTGGCACCCGACGCCCTGGACGCCCTCTTGGAGTTTGCCTACACAGCTACTCTGACAATCCCCAGCTCTGGGATGAGGGATGTGCTCCGAGGTGCTCAGCTTTTGGGCATCCAGTGTGTAGCTGACGCTTGCAGAGACATCCTCGGGGAGACAGCAGAGGCAGAGGGAGAGAAAACGGAGGAGCAGCGGATCCCGGACCAAGTTACTGGGACAATTATGAAGGAAGAGATTAGCATTAAAAAAGTATCTAGGagaaaaactgacaaaaggATGGTTAAGAAAATTGGGTCCAACCATATCAACTCATCACCTATAAGGTCACTGGCTGCCTCTCCCGCCTCCCACCCATCACCCGTATCTGACAACTTCCGCTCCCTGCCCTCTACCCAGCCTCCCAGTCCCGAACAAGAGGAACTTCACTGCAAACCGAGGCAGAACGGCAATCCCAGGGTATTTGGGGGACTAGGGAGGAGAGCCACGGCCAATGGAAGTGTCCGCCATTGGCATCAGGAGCGTCCCCCTATAGCACATGCAGCGCCTGTCCAGTCTCTGAGCGATAAGCTTTCTGAAGACGACGAGATGGGAAGTTTAGGGGATGATGTCTTGCGAATGGAAACCAGTTCTATGACGACCTCTTTAGCGGATCCAGGTGCCGCCTCTTCACCTGCAGGCATGGGGAGGAAAAGAAAGTCTCAGACCCCTCAGCAGTGTCCAGTCTGCCAGAAAATCATCCATGGGGCAGGAAAACTGCCCCGGCACATGAGGACACACACTGGAGAGAAACCCTTCCAGTGCACCACCTGTGGTGTTCGTTTCACTCG caATGATAAGTTAAAGATCCACATGAGGAAGCACACGGGTGAACGCCCATACCCGTGTCCGCACTGCCCTGCACGCTTCCTTCATTCATACGACCTGAAGAACCACCTGTCCTTGCACAGTGGGGCACGGCCCTTTGAGTGTCCACTGTGCCATAAGGCTTTTGCCCGAGAAGACCACCTCCAGCGTCATCGTAAAGGCCAAAGCTGCCTGGAGCTGCGCACACGCCGGCCCAGGCGTGGGCCAGAGCAGGATGAAGATGGAAGAGGGGATGACGGCAGGAGGGAGCAGTCCAGCCCTCTGTCTTTACAGGCCCCCTCCTCTGTTTTCCATCCCCATGCTGTTCTTGAAGGCCTAGGTGGTCTTGCTGGTGGTCCTCCATTGACATTTGCAAATGAAAGGGAGCGTTCTTTAGCCTTTCAGGCTTTGGCCCAATTTGGACATCAAAGCATAGCCAGGTATCCTGAGCTTTTTTTGCGAGGGCTGGAAATGCATGAAAGCAGAGAGATGGAGGGAGACGATCCAGAAAGGACACTCATGCCGGCTCTACAGCGTGACAGATGGGCAGATGAAGGGGATGAGGAAAACGGAGAGGAGGAACCAGAAGAAGGGGACtag